TAAATGTCAGGATAGCTTAACATTTTTCAATATCTGGGACTCTGATAGCTGATCTACAATGAAAGTGTAATGAAACTTTGACACAAAATTAACTATGAAAACTTTATACGAAAAATTAGGTGGAAAAGAAGCTGTAGATATTGCAGTGGATATGTTTTATGAAAAGGTATTGAATGATGAGAGGGTAAAACATTTTTTTGTTAATACCGACATGAAACAACAAAAAAATCACCAAAAGGCTTTTATGACTTATGCTTTCGGTGGTACTGAAAAATTTACTGGTCGTAATATGAGGGATGCTCACAAAGATTTAGTGGACAACATGGGTTTAACGGATGTCCATTTTGATGCGATCGCCCAAAACCTTGTAGAAACCCTCCAAGAATTGAATGTATCTCAAGAAAACATTGACGAAGTAGTAAAGATAGTTGGAGCGGTGGAACACCGTAACGATGTTTTAAACCGTTAAAATAATATTAACTTGAGTTTGGGATAACATTTTTAGTCTTTTAAAGGTGTCAACAATTGACAATTATGACCTGCCACCAGTCGCCTAAAACTTGGTGGTACTCATAAGGAATTATCCCGCACTGAGATTAAACCTTATGTTAAGTCCGCTTGATCACTTACAAATTCGCAATATTAATATCTAAGTTCAATTTATTGAACGAACTACCATTAGCCGTGTAATTCATTACACGGTGGGGCAAGTACAAAGATACAATCTATTGATAACTAATTATCCGAACTTGATATTATTCAGTAGCAGAAAGGGTTAATAAAAAACAAAGATTTTCCTTCGCACTTAGGGCATGGGGTGCATTACTGGGCATCACCACAAAAACCCCTTTTTCCAGCTTAATATCTTCCCCCTCTAGGGTTAAAATTCCTTCCCCTTCAATGACATTAACTGTAGCATTTCGACTGGAAGTGTGTTCAGAAATTTCCGTACCTTTCGCCAGACAAAATAATGTATATTGACAGTTTTTATCTTTTAGTAAAACTTTACTTAAAATACCCTCGCTAGGATATTCAATATGTTGGTCAAGGTTAGTAAAGGTAGATTTTAATTCAAGTATAGACATAATATTTTTTTAAATTGATGATGTTATTTTTATGCTAAAACAATCACGATGAAGATTTACTCCAAGGAACCTCTTGCCAAAATAGGGGGATAGCAATTAATCCTGAAATCAGTTGGATTAAACCGAAAACGGCTAGACTGACACCGAAGCCAAAATTGAGTAATTCTCCAAAAATCAAACTACCAACTCCAAACCCCGTAAATAGAAGAAATACTTTTAAACCCATGGTTTGACCTAATTTATCATCATCTCCCAAATCCGTTACGATACCAACGAAAAGGGGTTGAGTGAGATCATAACCGAGGGATAAAACTAACACAGAAATGGTGGTCATATAGGGAGGAATATTTAAGATCATAAATAATCCAGATAACCCCGCCATGATTAATCCTGCGGGAATTAACCACCTTCTACCCCATTTATCTACGGCTTTACCGATGGCTGGACTTAGTAATAATCCTGGAATACCATAACCGAGAATAGTTAAACCAATATTTAAGGCATTCATTTCATACCGTTGAGATAAATATAACCCTAGCCATGTGTAAACTCCTGAGTGATAAACACCGTTCCAGAGTACATAACTATAGGTTCTTTTCCCCCGAAAAGTTACTAAAACGTTGCTATAACCCCTAAATATTTGATGAATAGAGGGCAGTTTTTCGGCTTTGGCAGTATCAAATAATGCCCCGTAGGGATTTAACAAGACAAGGACTATGGCGGCCATAATAGCTGTGCCGAGGAAAAGCCAACGCCATCCGATGTAGGGTTCGAGAATAGCACCCCCTGCCGAACCTGCGGCCATGCCTCCTTCCATGGCGGCAAATACTAAGCCTAGTTTTACCCCCCGTTGATCGAAGGGGAATAAATCACCAATCAGGGCAAAGGTAAGGGGTATTACACCACTGGCGCCGATACCTGTTAATAAACGCCATGTGGCCATCTGTCCTGCGGTTTGGGAAGTAGCGGTTAGGGCGGTACAAACTACGAAAATAATCAGGGAGAGGCGAATAATTGACCAACGACCAAAACGATCTGATAATAGCCCATAAAATAGTGCCATGAGGGCATAGGAGAGCATATAGGCAGGAACGATAAAGCCGATTTCTTGGACGGGAACGTTAAATACTTCCGATAGTCTGGGGATGAGGGGCTCGATCATATAGCCCTGTAAGAAGATTAGTCCTGCGGCAATGGAAAGTAGGTTGAATAGTTGTTTATGTTTTTTTAGTCTTAGGGTGCGATCGGCTTCTTCGATGTGTGTGTCTTTTTGACTCATCCTCTTTTTTGGTTATGGAAATTTTCTATATTGTACCCTCTTATTATGATTATTATGCAATAATTGCATTATTTAATCTGGCTAACATTAAGATAACTTGAGTTTGGGATCCACTGTTATAGTTTGGAGGTGACGACGGGACTGTCATCGGGTTGGGCTTGGGTAGGTTGTTGGAAAATGCCATAAATGGCTTTAATTACGGAAACAACTAACACCACCGCACCAATGGCGAAAACAATGTCTCCTGGTATCCTTAGCCACACTGTCCATCGCATCCAGCCTGAGCTAATGACTTCGGCACTTCTGGCGTACCATGTACCATGGTTAACCGATTGCACCAACTGATAAAATCCGTTGGGAATTAGTCCGAAAATCATCATCATTACTAAACCGATATTTAGCCACCAAAAAGAGAAGTTAAAGCCTTTTTCGCTCCATGCTTTATCGGGGGTAATTTCTCGTAGGGCAAACAGCATAAGGGCGATCGCCAAGGAGCCGTAAACACCATATAAAGCGGAGTGGGCATGAATGGGGGTAGTATTTAAACCTTGGGAATAATAAAGGACAATGGGAGGATTAATCAAAAATCCGAATACCCCAGCGCCAATTAAATTCCAAAAACAAGTGGCAATAAAGAACTTGAGGGGTAAACGATAAAATCCTTGGGCTTCTTGGGATAAACGCATGGACTTTAACACCTCAAAACCAATTAAGGTTAAGGGTACTACTTCCAACGCTGAAGCCACTGCACCCATGGCGGTAATAAATACGGGGGTACCAGCAAAATAGAGATGGTGTAATGTACCAATCACCCCACTACCAAGATAAAGAATAGTGGTTAGATAGGTGGCACGAAGGGCGGATGAACGTTTCAAGAATCCTAATTCACTGCACAAATAGGCGATCGCCACGGTGGCAAATACTTCAAAAAAGCCTTCTACCCAAAGATGTACCACCCACCAACGCCAATACTCAGCAATACTCACAGGAGTATGATTGGTGTACATCAAACCAGAGGCATAGAATAAAGGAATGGTAATGGCACTGTATAGGAAAAAGTGATTTAAGCCCGTTTTGCTTCCCTCCGCCTTGAGGGTAGGTTTTAAGGCACGATACATCAAAAACAACCAGAATACCATGCCACCAATGAGTAGCAATTGCCATAATCGCCCTAACTCCACATATTCATAACCTTGATGGCCAAACCAGAAACTTTGATCACCGCCCAAAATACCTTGAACACTAGCCCAGGCACCAATTAAAGAACCTACCACCACCACGGTTAAGGCTACTAATAAGGTACTATTACCCCACACCTGAAACTTAGGCTCATTTTTACCGAAACGGGGAGCAAAATATAACCCCGCCGCTAACCAACAGGTAGCAATCCAAAACACCGCTAACTGTAAGTGCCATGTACGAGAAGCTGCATAGGGTAGATAATTCTGAATCGGTACACCATAAAAACCATCCCCTTCCACGGCATAATGGGCTGTTACCATACCCATCAACATTTGTACACAAAACAAACCCATGGCAACTCCAAAGAAAAGGGTAGTCGCTTTCTGGCTAGGGGTAGCGATGCGAATAGAAGGGCGACTTTCCACCACCTGAATTTCCTCTGCATCCTCTTGAGTAAGATAAATAAAAATAAATCCTGCAATCCCTGCAATTAAAACAATAACTGAAACAATAGACCAAATTACAAACTGAGGTGGTGCATTGTTCCCGATTAAATCATCATGGGGAAAATTGGCGGTGTAGGAAAAGGGTGCATTGGGGCGA
This sequence is a window from Cyanobacterium stanieri LEGE 03274. Protein-coding genes within it:
- a CDS encoding group I truncated hemoglobin — encoded protein: MKTLYEKLGGKEAVDIAVDMFYEKVLNDERVKHFFVNTDMKQQKNHQKAFMTYAFGGTEKFTGRNMRDAHKDLVDNMGLTDVHFDAIAQNLVETLQELNVSQENIDEVVKIVGAVEHRNDVLNR
- a CDS encoding nitric-oxide reductase large subunit, which encodes MADSTINIATKTEPQYKRWGLPAWLVFICVATFTVLLFAGAVIYKNAPPIPGTVVSTQQEVILTREQIEHGQTTYLGRGGQHIGSIWGHGSYLAPDWTADVLHRWGLATAGILYSNDPNFSQQDLKALSNVERATLQARVQQEFKINRYADDTDTLTLTSAQGKGLEQVFADYKQLLTNGSAIHSIPQGWFKDDTEIRDVTAFFSWTAWAASANRPNAPFSYTANFPHDDLIGNNAPPQFVIWSIVSVIVLIAGIAGFIFIYLTQEDAEEIQVVESRPSIRIATPSQKATTLFFGVAMGLFCVQMLMGMVTAHYAVEGDGFYGVPIQNYLPYAASRTWHLQLAVFWIATCWLAAGLYFAPRFGKNEPKFQVWGNSTLLVALTVVVVGSLIGAWASVQGILGGDQSFWFGHQGYEYVELGRLWQLLLIGGMVFWLFLMYRALKPTLKAEGSKTGLNHFFLYSAITIPLFYASGLMYTNHTPVSIAEYWRWWVVHLWVEGFFEVFATVAIAYLCSELGFLKRSSALRATYLTTILYLGSGVIGTLHHLYFAGTPVFITAMGAVASALEVVPLTLIGFEVLKSMRLSQEAQGFYRLPLKFFIATCFWNLIGAGVFGFLINPPIVLYYSQGLNTTPIHAHSALYGVYGSLAIALMLFALREITPDKAWSEKGFNFSFWWLNIGLVMMMIFGLIPNGFYQLVQSVNHGTWYARSAEVISSGWMRWTVWLRIPGDIVFAIGAVVLVVSVIKAIYGIFQQPTQAQPDDSPVVTSKL
- a CDS encoding MFS transporter — translated: MSQKDTHIEEADRTLRLKKHKQLFNLLSIAAGLIFLQGYMIEPLIPRLSEVFNVPVQEIGFIVPAYMLSYALMALFYGLLSDRFGRWSIIRLSLIIFVVCTALTATSQTAGQMATWRLLTGIGASGVIPLTFALIGDLFPFDQRGVKLGLVFAAMEGGMAAGSAGGAILEPYIGWRWLFLGTAIMAAIVLVLLNPYGALFDTAKAEKLPSIHQIFRGYSNVLVTFRGKRTYSYVLWNGVYHSGVYTWLGLYLSQRYEMNALNIGLTILGYGIPGLLLSPAIGKAVDKWGRRWLIPAGLIMAGLSGLFMILNIPPYMTTISVLVLSLGYDLTQPLFVGIVTDLGDDDKLGQTMGLKVFLLFTGFGVGSLIFGELLNFGFGVSLAVFGLIQLISGLIAIPLFWQEVPWSKSSS
- a CDS encoding cupin domain-containing protein: MSILELKSTFTNLDQHIEYPSEGILSKVLLKDKNCQYTLFCLAKGTEISEHTSSRNATVNVIEGEGILTLEGEDIKLEKGVFVVMPSNAPHALSAKENLCFLLTLSATE